In a single window of the Zea mays cultivar B73 chromosome 5, Zm-B73-REFERENCE-NAM-5.0, whole genome shotgun sequence genome:
- the LOC100191654 gene encoding Fatty-acid-binding protein 2-like yields the protein MKDWSIFSKLDHNGGYLPRFPMDSPISHDIGLRLVSQVGNLVECSFQHPRHICATGSGAVQEAFSCFNKFAGAFYFWFSRASNPKLFQRLSAAAGSSSRACRSHIKQVTSCLQHLPGLEFGSQLREDHAVQVLLARLASATFGRLWTEVEERHACNILMLAAATVIPPFENISPKMLAASMALRKDRGNIEPTEQSYSEENRPGCACVAVPRVLLPEDATEPTTGIKFPTVLEDNSNLTTEVLVGMGFRSMRIMRVKNLNLYAFGLYIQPDSVCKKLGPKYAYIPDAELKDHPDFYEDLLRENIDMTVRLVVSYNGLSIGTVRDAFEKSLGFRLQKMNPNTDYGCLKTFGSCFSEDIRIPAGTKIDFRQTSDGQLITEIDGKQIGTVQSKDLCRAFFDMYIGDPPVSVETKQDIAQNVAGLIRRC from the exons ATGAAAGACTGGTCTATTTTCTCCAAACTTGATCACAATGGAGGTTACCTTCCCAGGTTCCCAATGGACTCTCCAATATCTCATGATATTGGGTTACGATTGGTATCGCAAGTCGGAAACTTAGTTGAGTGTTCATTTCAACATCCAAGGCATATATGTGCTACGGGGAGTGGAGCTGTTCAGGAAGCATTCAGCTGTTTCAACAAGTTTGCTGGAGCTTTCTATTTCTGGTTTTCTAGAGCATCGAATCCTAAGTTATTCCAAAGGCTATCAGCAGCTGCAGGCTCAAGTTCAAGAGCTTGTCGGTCACACATAAAGCAAGTGACCTCTTGCTTGCAGCATTTACCTGGACTGGAGTTTGGTTCACAATTAAGAGAAGATCATGCTGTACAAGTGCTTTTAGCAAGGCTTGCAAGCGCAACTTTTGGACGCCTGTGGACAGAGGTGGAGGAGCGGCATGCCTGCAACATCCTTATGCTGGCTGCTGCTACTGTAATTCCACCATTTGAAAACAT ATCACCAAAGATGCTGGCTGCGTCAATGGCACTAAGAAAAGATCGTGGAAACATAGAGCCTACTGAACAGTCTTATTCAGAGGAAAACCGTCCAGGTTGTGCGTGTGTTGCTGTGCCAAGAGTACTCTTACCAGAAGATGCAACGGAACCAACAACTGGCATCAAGTTCCCCACTGTACTCGAAGACAATTCCAATCTGACTACAGAG GTCCTTGTTGGAATGGGTTTTAGAAGCATGCGAATAATgagggtcaaaaatctgaatcttTATGCCTTTGGATTAT ATATACAACCTGATTCTGTCTGCAAGAAGCTGGGTCCAAAGTACGCTTATATTCCAGATGCTGAGTTAAAGGATCACCCAGATTTCTATGAAGATCTTCTGAG GGAAAATATTGATATGACTGTTAGGCTAGTAGTAAGCTACAATGGTCTCAGCATTGGCACAGTTCGAGA TGCATTTGAGAAGTCTCTTGGCTTCCGGTTGCAAAAG ATGAATCCTAATACTGATTATGGTTGCTTGAAGACTTTTGGTTCTTGTTTTAGTGAAGACATTCGTATACCTGCT GGTACAAAGATTGACTTCCGGCAAACATCTGATGGCCAGCTAATAACTGAAA TTGATGGCAAACAAATTGGCACTGTCCAGAGCAAAGATCTTTGCA GAGCCTTCTTCGATATGTATATTGGTGACCCCCCAGTTTCAGTGGAGACTAAACAAGACATTGCGCAAAATGTGGCTGGACTCATAAGAAGATGCTAG
- the LOC100282335 gene encoding UMP-CMP kinase 4, whose product MGTVVDAPAVVAEEVTENMLGGKKVTAVFVLGGPGSGKGTQCANIVEHFGFTHLSAGDLLRAEIKSGSENGTMIENMIKEGKIVPSEVTIKLLQEAMIKNENDKFLIDGFPRNEENRAAFENVTKISPAFVLFFDCSEKEMEKRLLGRNQGRVDDNIETIKKRFKTFVESSLPVIEHYNSRDKVKKIDAAKPIPEVFEDVKTIFAPYAPKAE is encoded by the exons ATGGGCACAGTTGTGGATGCTCCAGCAGTTGTGGCTGAAGAG GTCACTGAGAACATGTTGGGTGGTAAGAAAGTTACAGCTGTATTTGTTCTAG GTGGTCCTGGAAGTGGAAAAGGCACACAGTGTGCCAACATTGTGGAACACTTTGGATTCACCCATCTTAGTGCTGGAGATCTTTTGCGTGCAGAGATTAAATCTGGCTCTGAGAATGG AACCATGATTGAAAACATGATAAAGGAGGGAAAGATTGTTCCATCAGAGGTGACTATAAAGCTGTTGCAGGAGGCAATGATAAAAAATGAAAATGACAAATTCCTGATCGACGGATTTCCAAGGAATGAGGAGAATCGTGCAGCATTTGAGAATGTT ACCAAAATTTCTCCTGCATTTGTGCTATTCTTTGACTGTTCTGAGAAAGAGATGGAGAAACGTCTCTTGGGGCGCAATCAG GGAAGAGTTGATGATAACATTGAAACTATCAAAAAAAGGTTCAAAACCTTTGTTGAGTCAAGTTTGCCTGTCATTGAGCATTACAACTCAAGGGACAAGGTTAAAAAG ATTGATGCTGCAAAACCAATTCCTGAGGTGTTTGAAGACGTCAAAACCATTTTTGCCCCATATGCTCCAAAG GCTGAATAG
- the LOC100279360 gene encoding Subtilisin-like protease SBT1.4 precursor: MAGLAGVVCLCLLLAASSVTAAAAAAAEEESLSSYIVHVAAEHAPRSTRPRLLSRSYTSFLHDSLPAHLLRPAPLVFYGYAHAATGFAARLTERQAAHLASQHSVLAVVPDETLQPHTTLTPSFLGLSPSSGLLPRSNGAADVVIGVIDSGIYPMDRPSFAADASLPPPPSKFRGTCVSTPSFNGSAYCNNKLVGARFFYQGMQQRMGVAAFSEAGESLSPLDTQGHGSHTASTAAGSAGVDASFFNYAKGKAIGVAPGARIAAYKACWKHGCSDSDILMAFEAAITDRVDVISVSLGASKPKPRKFYKDGIAVGSFRAVRNGITVSVSSGNFGPGEFTTVNVAPWFLTVGASTINRRFPASVVLGNGETSTGTSIYAGAPLGKAKIPLVYGKDVGSQVCEAGKLNASMVAGKIVVCDPGVNGRAAKGEAVKQAGGAGAILVSDESFGEQALTTAHILPATAVKFADAESIKKYIRSNASPPVATIEFHGTVVGRTPSSPRMASFSSRGPNLLAPEILKPDVTAPGVDILAAWTGENSPSQLGSDPRRVKYNIISGTSMSCPHVSGIAALLRQARPDWSPAAVKSAMMTTAYNVDNAGDIIKDMSTGKASTPFVRGAGHVDPDRAVDPGLVYDAGADEYLSFLCAIGYTAEQIAVFRTKDDPAVDCSKRKASVGDHNYPAFSVVLNSTRDAVTQRRVVRNVGSSARATYWASVTSPAGVRVTVNPRKLRFSATQKTQAYEITFTSRRMWSVPDKYTFGSIVWSDGEHKVTSPIAITWPATASQVAAM; encoded by the coding sequence ATGGCTGGGCTAGCCGGCGTGGTGTGCCTCTGCCTCCTCCTCGCTGCCAGCTCTGTCACCgccgcggcggcggcagcggccgAGGAGGAGTCCCTGTCCTCCTACATCGTGCACGTCGCGGCGGAGCACGCGCCACGGTCGACACGCCCGCGCTTGCTCTCCCGCTCATACACCTCTTTCCTGCACGACAGCCTGCCGGCGCACCTGCTGCGCCCGGCGCCGCTGGTGTTCTACGGGTACGCGCACGCCGCGACTGGCTTCGCGGCGCGGCTCACGGAGCGCCAGGCCGCGCACCTCGCGTCCCAGCACTCCGTCCTCGCCGTCGTCCCCGACGAGACGCTGCAGCCGCACACCACGCTGACGCCGTCCTTCCTCGGCCTCTCCCCGTCGTCGGGGCTCCTCCCGAGGTCCAACGGCGCCGCGGACGTCGTCATTGGCGTCATCGACAGCGGCATCTACCCCATGGACCGCCCGTCCTTCGCCGCAGACGCGTCGCTGCCGCCACCGCCAAGCAAGTTCCGGGGCACCTGCGTCTCCACGCCGTCTTTCAACGGCTCCGCGTACTGCAACAACAAGCTCGTCGGCGCCAGGTTCTTCTACCAGGGCATGCAGCAGCGCATGGGCGTGGCCGCCTTTAGTGAGGCGGGGGAGTCCTTGTCGCCGCTGGACACCCAAGGCCACGGCTCGCACACCGCCTCTACCGCTGCCGGCTCGGCCGGGGTGGACGCTTCCTTCTTCAACTACGCCAAGGGCAAGGCCATCGGCGTGGCCCCGGGCGCGCGCATTGCCGCCTACAAGGCATGCTGGAAACACGGGTGCTCTGACTCCGACATCCTCATGGCGTTTGAGGCGGCCATCACTGACAGGGTCGATGTCATCTCCGTCTCGCTCGGCGCCTCAAAGCCCAAGCCAAGAAAGTTCTACAAAGATGGCATTGCCGTCGGTTCGTTCAGAGCCGTGCGCAACGGCATCACCGTCTCTGTATCTTCGGGAAACTTCGGCCCAGGAGAGTTCACCACCGTCAACGTCGCGCCCTGGTTCTTGACGGTTGGCGCGTCAACCATAAACCGCAGGTTCCCAGCGAGCGTCGTCCTCGGCAACGGCGAGACATCCACCGGCACTTCGATCTACGCCGGCGCGCCGCTTGGCAAAGCCAAGATACCGCTAGTATACGGCAAGGACGTGGGCTCGCAAGTCTGCGAAGCCGGCAAGCTCAATGCTAGCATGGTCGCCGGGAAGATTGTGGTGTGCGACCCCGGCGTGAATGGCCGAGCAGCGAAAGGCGAGGCCGTCAAACAAGCAGGTGGCGCCGGAGCAATCCTCGTGAGCGACGAAAGCTTCGGCGAGCAGGCCCTGACTACCGCTCACATCCTCCCTGCAACAGCCGTCAAGTTTGCCGACGCCGAGAGCATCAAGAAGTACATAAGATCGAATGCGTCACCCCCTGTCGCGACGATCGAGTTCCATGGCACCGTCGTCGGCCGGACGCCTTCGTCACCGAGAATGGCGTCGTTCTCGAGCAGGGGCCCAAACCTCCTTGCGCCCGAGATCCTCAAGCCGGACGTGACTGCCCCTGGTGTCGACATCCTAGCCGCGTGGACCGGCGAGAACTCGCCGTCGCAGCTCGGCAGCGACCCGAGGCGGGTGAAGTACAACATCATCTCCGGCACGTCCATGTCGTGCCCGCACGTGAGCGGCATCGCCGCGCTGCTCCGGCAGGCGCGGCCGGACTGGAGCCCCGCCGCGGTCAAGTCCGCCATGATGACCACCGCGTACAACGTCGACAACGCCGGGGACATCATCAAGGACATGTCCACCGGCAAGGCGTCGACGCCGTTCGTGCGCGGGGCCGGACACGTGGACCCGGACCGCGCGGTCGACCCGGGCCTCGTGTACGACGCCGGCGCCGACGAGTACCTCTCCTTCCTGTGCGCGATCGGTTACACCGCCGAGCAGATCGCCGTGTTCAGGACGAAAGACGACCCCGCGGTCGACTGTTCGAAGCGCAAGGCCTCCGTCGGCGACCACAACTACCCTGCCTTCTCTGTGGTACTCAACTCCACCAGGGACGCCGTCACGCAGCGCCGCGTCGTGCGCAACGTCGGGAGCAGCGCCAGGGCCACGTACTGGGCCAGCGTCACCAGCCCGGCCGGCGTGCGCGTGACGGTGAACCCACGGAAGCTACGGTTCAGCGCGACGCAGAAGACGCAGGCGTACGAGATCACTTTCACGTCGCGACGCATGTGGAGCGTGCCCGACAAGTACACGTTCGGGTCCAtcgtgtggagcgacggcgagcaTAAGGTGACTAGCCCCATCGCCATCACCTGGCCAGCGACAGCGAGCCAAGTGGCGGCGATGTG
- the LOC100282335 gene encoding UMP-CMP kinase 4 isoform X1, which yields MGTVVDAPAVVAEEVTENMLGGKKVTAVFVLGGPGSGKGTQCANIVEHFGFTHLSAGDLLRAEIKSGSENGTMIENMIKEGKIVPSEVTIKLLQEAMIKNENDKFLIDGFPRNEENRAAFENVTKISPAFVLFFDCSEKEMEKRLLGRNQGRVDDNIETIKKRFKTFVESSLPVIEHYNSRDKVKKIDAAKPIPEVFEDVKTIFAPYAPKHLLALPFPSFPLLSPLG from the exons ATGGGCACAGTTGTGGATGCTCCAGCAGTTGTGGCTGAAGAG GTCACTGAGAACATGTTGGGTGGTAAGAAAGTTACAGCTGTATTTGTTCTAG GTGGTCCTGGAAGTGGAAAAGGCACACAGTGTGCCAACATTGTGGAACACTTTGGATTCACCCATCTTAGTGCTGGAGATCTTTTGCGTGCAGAGATTAAATCTGGCTCTGAGAATGG AACCATGATTGAAAACATGATAAAGGAGGGAAAGATTGTTCCATCAGAGGTGACTATAAAGCTGTTGCAGGAGGCAATGATAAAAAATGAAAATGACAAATTCCTGATCGACGGATTTCCAAGGAATGAGGAGAATCGTGCAGCATTTGAGAATGTT ACCAAAATTTCTCCTGCATTTGTGCTATTCTTTGACTGTTCTGAGAAAGAGATGGAGAAACGTCTCTTGGGGCGCAATCAG GGAAGAGTTGATGATAACATTGAAACTATCAAAAAAAGGTTCAAAACCTTTGTTGAGTCAAGTTTGCCTGTCATTGAGCATTACAACTCAAGGGACAAGGTTAAAAAG ATTGATGCTGCAAAACCAATTCCTGAGGTGTTTGAAGACGTCAAAACCATTTTTGCCCCATATGCTCCAAAG CATTTGTTGGCGCTCCCATTCCCCTCCTTCCCGCTTTTGAGTCCTCTGGGCTAG
- the LOC100272897 gene encoding uncharacterized protein LOC100272897, with product MSIALQSGRGVGGGAPRFGHVARCGYAASPPPAAGRGRGGSSSVGRDSDSPAAAAQWEWDGEEVEGGDGEVQSSYKGSAFDTMDALQEALPSRKGVCKFYNGKSGSLAKLQGAVVPSPLKKLPKQERPSPRKRKGLLPFSLKWGKPQNKEVFPEDDAIGSPTNCVRMAISPAATSSSGSNSGSDDEHNRCQKPSSRRPHRRPSSVMGVFASPPAPRPPQQFSAVMRSQSMLDLQDATDSTDLVTPRDKRIKN from the exons ATGTCGATCGCACTGCAGAGCGGGCGCGGGGTGGGCGGCGGCGCCCCTAGGTTCGGCCACGTCGCCCGCTGCGGCTACGCGGCCtcgccgccgccggcggcggggcgcgggcgcggcggttCGTCCTCGGTGGGACGGGACAGCGACAgccccgcggcggcggcgcagtGGGAGTGGGACGGCGAGGAGGTCGAGGGCGGCGACGGCGAGGTGCAGAGCTCATACAAGGGCTCCGCTTTCGACACCATGGACGCGCTCCAGGAGGCCCTGCCCTCCAG GAAAGGGGTATGCAAGTTCTATAATGGAAAGTCTGGATCTCTTGCAAAGCTTCAAGGTGCCGTAGTACCTTCTCCGCTGAAAAAGCTTCCGAAGCAAGAAAGACCATCCCCTAGGAAGCGCAAAGGTCTTCTTCCATTCAGTCTCAAATGGGGCAAACCACAGAATAAAGAGGTATTCCCCGAAGATGATGCGATTGGCAGCCCCACAAACTGCGTAAGGATGGCTATATCGCCTGCTGCCACAAGCAGCTCAGGAAGCAACAGTGGTAGCGACGATGAACATAACCGCTGCCAGAAGCCATCTTCCCGTCGTCCGCACAGAAGGCCCAGCAGTGTCATGGGTGTTTTTGCTTCTCCGCCTGCACCTCGTCCACCCCAGCAGTTCTCAGCTGTCATGAGATCTCAATCAATGCTTGATCTGCAGGATGCGACAGATTCAACTGACCTGGTCACTCCCAGGGACAAGCGCATAAAGAATTAG
- the LOC100285574 gene encoding Endoglucanase 8 precursor has translation MRAPRHGSMRAHVALAFAALVLAGDALQPALAGGCGFDYKDALSKTIIFLEAQRSGKLPRSNRVKWRGDSGLDDGKLANVDLTGGYYDAGDNVKYGLPLAFTVTTLAWTALAFKPELESTKELKHVHQAIKWGTDYLLKCAARKNKLWVQVGDPNLDHQCWVRPENMKAPRTLYEIDSKTPGTEIAAETSAAFAASSMVFRDDKKYSRKLLNKAKLLFTFAKSHLGSYDGECPFYCSYSGYNDELLWAATWLYLATRRQVYADFIAHEAISSSVAEFSWDLKFPGAQVLLAEFNMTSAGGAQNFKSQADNFVCAVLPDTAFHQVFITPGGVIHLRDGANSQYVTSTAFLLVVYADLLLRTGQTVLCGNQPLPPARLHEFARQQMDYLLGANPRHSSYVVGFGANPPTQPHHRGASTPVLPPGTDVNCGLSFGDWMAPDKPNPNELTGAIVGGPDKNDGFVDKRGNSSYTEPCTYINSLAIGPLAALAVRGVQLVATQ, from the exons ATGCGCGCACCGAGGCACGGCAGCATGCGCGCCCACGTCGCCCTGGCCTTCGCGGCGCTGGTGCTGGCCGGCGACGCCCTGCAACCGGCGCTGGCCGGCGGCTGCGGCTTCGACTACAAGGATGCCCTCAGCAAGACCATCATATTCCTGGAGGCGCAGCGCTCCGGGAAGCTGCCGCGCAGCAACCGCGTAAAGTGGCGCGGCGACTCCGGGCTCGACGACGGCAAGCTCGCCAAT GTGGATCTCACCGGCGGATACTACGACGCCGGCGACAACGTCAAGTACGGGCTCCCGCTGGCGTTCACGGTGACGACGCTGGCGTGGACGGCGCTGGCATTCAAGCCCGAGCTGGAGTCGACCAAGGAGCTGAAGCACGTGCACCAGGCCATCAAGTGGGGCACCGACTACCTGCTGAAATGCGCCGCCAGGAAGAACAAGCTGTGGGTGCAG GTCGGCGATCCCAACCTGGACCACCAGTGCTGGGTGCGTCCGGAGAACATGAAGGCGCCGCGCACGCTGTACGAGATCGACTCGAAGACGCCCGGGACGGAGATCGCCGCCGAGACGTCGGCCGCGTTCGCCGCCTCGTCCATGGTGTTCCGCGACGACAAGAAGTACTCGCGCAAGCTGCTGAACAAGGCGAAGCTGCTGTTCACGTTCGCCAAGAGCCACCTGGGCAGCTACGACGGCGAGTGCCCCTTCTACTGCTCCTACTCGGGCTACAACGACGAGCTGCTGTGGGCCGCGACCTGGCTGTACCTGGCGACGAGGCGGCAGGTGTACGCGGACTTCATCGCCCACGAGGCCATCTCGTCGAGCGTGGCCGAGTTCAGCTGGGACCTCAAGTTCCCGGGCGCGCAGGTGCTGCTGGCCGAGTTCAACATGACCTCGGCGGGCGGCGCGCAGAACTTCAAGTCGCAGGCGGACAACTTCGTGTGCGCGGTGCTGCCGGACACGGCGTTCCACCAGGTGTTCATCACCCCGGGCGGCGTGATCCACCTCCGCGACGGCGCCAACTCGCAGTACGTGACCAGCACGGCGTTCCTGCTGGTGGTGTACGCGGACCTGCTGCTGCGGACGGGGCAGACGGTGCTGTGCGGGAACCAGCCGCTGCCCCCGGCCCGGTTGCACGAGTTCGCGCGGCAGCAGATGGACTACCTGCTGGGCGCCAACCCGCGGCACAGCTCCTACGTCGTGGGCTTCGGCGCCAACCCGCCCACGCAGCCGCACCACCGCGGCGCATCCACCCCCGTGCTGCCCCCCGGCACGGACGTCAACTGCGGCCTCAGCTTCGGGGACTGGATGGCGCCCGACAAGCCCAACCCAAACGAGCTCACCGGCGCCATCGTCGGCGGGCCCGACAAGAACGACGGCTTCGTGGACAAGCGCGGCAACTCCTCCTACACCGAGCCCTGCACCTACATCAACTCCCTCGCCATcggcccgctcgccgcgctcgccGTCCGAGGCGTGCAGCTCGTCGCCACGCAGTGA
- the LOC100191654 gene encoding fatty-acid-binding protein 2-like isoform X1: MLAASMALRKDRGNIEPTEQSYSEENRPGCACVAVPRVLLPEDATEPTTGIKFPTVLEDNSNLTTEVLVGMGFRSMRIMRVKNLNLYAFGLYIQPDSVCKKLGPKYAYIPDAELKDHPDFYEDLLRENIDMTVRLVVSYNGLSIGTVRDAFEKSLGFRLQKMNPNTDYGCLKTFGSCFSEDIRIPAGTKIDFRQTSDGQLITEIDGKQIGTVQSKDLCRAFFDMYIGDPPVSVETKQDIAQNVAGLIRRC; encoded by the exons ATGCTGGCTGCGTCAATGGCACTAAGAAAAGATCGTGGAAACATAGAGCCTACTGAACAGTCTTATTCAGAGGAAAACCGTCCAGGTTGTGCGTGTGTTGCTGTGCCAAGAGTACTCTTACCAGAAGATGCAACGGAACCAACAACTGGCATCAAGTTCCCCACTGTACTCGAAGACAATTCCAATCTGACTACAGAG GTCCTTGTTGGAATGGGTTTTAGAAGCATGCGAATAATgagggtcaaaaatctgaatcttTATGCCTTTGGATTAT ATATACAACCTGATTCTGTCTGCAAGAAGCTGGGTCCAAAGTACGCTTATATTCCAGATGCTGAGTTAAAGGATCACCCAGATTTCTATGAAGATCTTCTGAG GGAAAATATTGATATGACTGTTAGGCTAGTAGTAAGCTACAATGGTCTCAGCATTGGCACAGTTCGAGA TGCATTTGAGAAGTCTCTTGGCTTCCGGTTGCAAAAG ATGAATCCTAATACTGATTATGGTTGCTTGAAGACTTTTGGTTCTTGTTTTAGTGAAGACATTCGTATACCTGCT GGTACAAAGATTGACTTCCGGCAAACATCTGATGGCCAGCTAATAACTGAAA TTGATGGCAAACAAATTGGCACTGTCCAGAGCAAAGATCTTTGCA GAGCCTTCTTCGATATGTATATTGGTGACCCCCCAGTTTCAGTGGAGACTAAACAAGACATTGCGCAAAATGTGGCTGGACTCATAAGAAGATGCTAG